A stretch of the Uranotaenia lowii strain MFRU-FL chromosome 3, ASM2978415v1, whole genome shotgun sequence genome encodes the following:
- the LOC129757258 gene encoding palmitoleoyl-protein carboxylesterase NOTUM, producing the protein MGSSRRSFLAVSVAAAVCLIVTHLVAPCQCRATASGDSATLSNNSNNRQRMATNMSIESNSIQRLSANSRESEGSFGSDLSSVSVDASGGFGGDSNSAPGSAGNSPAVVTIQKELKRVFLSNRTVTCNDGSQAGFYLRKSPGSRRWVVFFEGGWHCYDHKSCRARWLKLRHLMTSAQWPETRDVGGLLSPLPSENPYWYNANHVFVPYCSSDSWSGTKVKPDTRDGLRFMGSLIVRQVIADLIPLGLGHSQGADLLMAGSSAGGLGVMLNLDKVRNFLQGEKGLKVSVRGVSDSGWFLDREPYTPGAVAASEAVRQGWKMWNGALPESCVAEHPKEPWRCYFGHRLYNTLRSPLFVFQWLFDEAQMRADHVGAPVTPQQWDYIHDMGGALRESLNNVTAVFAPSCIGHSVLTKRDWLNIKIDDISLAEALRCWEQTNIRDRPLQRRQSNRNPGSQKLRRKHNGGGARRKKNQNELNVEGQEVAKPKLTKEEREKRRQERLERQNQRRLNRLNKNINREGGRNHTRHQQKQEEMPSTKVPRSERSPQINGHGNGNRNNGANANQNIRHRLRNQNKKRMNHKNRNRKNNVKQHVQANSFAAEIAEPKKCSLRLLERCSWPQCNRSCPTLTNPLTGEEMKFLELLASFGLDMEAVATALGVDMQTLNNMDQAELVNLLTQQVT; encoded by the exons GTTAGCGTGGCGGCAGCGGTCTGTTTGATTGTGACACATCTGGTGGCACCGTGTCAGTGCCGGGCGACCGCTTCAGGCGATTCAGCAACTTTaagcaacaacagcaacaaccggCAACGAATGGCCACCAATATGTCGATCGAGAGTAACTCGATCCAGCGGTTATCAGCCAATAGCAGAGAATCGGAAGGTTCGTTTGGCAGCGATTTGTCCTCGGTGTCGGTCGATGCTTCCGGAGGATTTGGAGGTGATTCCAATAGTGCTCCCGGAAGTGCTGGAAACTCTCCAGCTGTAGTCACAATTCAGAAGGAACTGAAACGAGTATTTTTATCGAATCGGACGGTGACCTGCAATGATGGTTCCCAGGCGGGTTTCTACCTGAGGAAGTCTCCGGGATCCCGCCGGTGGGTGGTGTTCTTCGAGGGAGGTTGGCACTGTTACGATCACAAATCCTGTCGAGCTAGGTGGCTTAAGTTACGACACCTGATGACGTCAGCTCAGTGGCCGGAAACTAGAGATG ttgGAGGTCTCTTGTCCCCACTTCCTTCGGAGAATCCCTACTGGTACAACGCAAATCACGTGTTTGTCCCCTACTGCAGTAGCGATTCCTGGAGCGGCACCAAAGTTAAACCGGACACCCGTGATGGTCTTCGCTTTATGGGATCCCTGATCGTGCGCCAGGTTATAGCGGATTTGATTCCCCTTGGATTGGGTCACTCTCAAGGCGCTGACCTCCTAATGGCAGGTTCCTCTGCCGGTGGTTTAGGAGTCATGCTCAATCTGGACAAGGTTCGGAACTTTCTTCAAGGCGAGAAAG GACTTAAAGTAAGCGTTCGAGGAGTGAGCGATTCCGGGTGGTTCTTGGATCGAGAACCGTATACGCCGGGAGCCGTTGCTGCCTCGGAAGCAGTTCGGCAAGGCTGGAAAATGTGGAATGGTGCCCTGCCAGAGTCCTGCGTGGCCGAGCACCCCAAAGAACCGTGGCGCTGCTACTTCGGACATCGGTTGTACAACACCCTGAGAT CTCCTCTGTTCGTGTTCCAATGGCTCTTCGATGAAGCGCAGATGCGAGCGGATCACGTTGGAGCTCCTGTTACTCCACAGCAGTGGGACTACATCCACGACATGGGAGGAGCTTTACGAGAGTCTCTGAATAACGTGACAGCTGTTTTTGCGCCTTCCTGCATCGGACACTCGGTTCTCACGAAGCGTGATTGGTTGAACATCAAAATCGACGACATCAGCCTGGCGGAAGCTCTACGTTGTTGGGAACAAACCAACATCCGAGATCGACCCTTGCAGAGGCGCCAATCAAACAGAAATCCCGGTTCCCAGAAGCTTCGCCGGAAACATAACGGAGGTGGTGCCCGCCGAAAGAAAAATCAGAACGAACTGAACGTTGAAGGGCAGGAAGTCGCTAAGCCAAAGCTAACGAAGGAAGAAAGAGAGAAGCGACGACAAGAGCGATTAGAGCGACAAAACCAGCGACGATTGAATCGGTTGAACAAAAACATCAATCGGGAGGGAGGACGAAACCACACTAGgcatcaacaaaaacaagaagaAATGCCGTCTACTAAAGTCCCGAGGTCAGAACGATCCCCTCAAATCAATGGTCACGGaaatggaaatcgtaacaacgGCGCTAACGCAAATCAGAACATTCGACACCGActaaggaatcaaaacaaaaaacgaatGAACCACAAGAACCGCAATCGCAAGAACAACGTCAAGCAACACGTTCAAGCGAATTCATTTGCTGCCGAAATTGCAGAACCGAAAAAATGTTCTCTGAGGCTGCTGGAACGATGCAGTTGGCCCCAGTGCAATCGTTCCTGCCCGACGTTAACGAATCCCCTGACGGGCGAAGAAATGAAGTTCCTGGAACTGCTGGCTTCCTTCGGCTTGGACATGGAAGCCGTTGCGACAGCCCTCGGTGTCGATATGCAAACCCTGAATAACATGGACCAGGCAGAACTGGTCAATCTGCTGACCCAACAGGTCACGTAG